In a single window of the Campylobacter fetus subsp. testudinum 03-427 genome:
- the sapE gene encoding type I secretion system, membrane fusion protein, HlyD family (Pfam matches to PF13437.2 HlyD_3, and to PF13533.2 Biotin_lipoyl_2), translating into MVLKSESGTVKLGLFVIFLLVGIFGVWMGTAPLNSAVVAPGQVSVLSNKKVIQHLEGGVVDKIYVKDGDVVKKGQVLIEIKNARLNSELDIVKSEYLQTSVLVSRLEAQRDNKDQIEFSDDVKSYPDFESASKGQISIFNEQNKLLKDETTILNQRIDQLRKQIEGTNAIVDAKKQRVESLNEETKEWERLFKEQLTDKIRLRDIQREKTAAGGEIASGISDIAKLNVQITETKQQILFRERTFKEDILKKYEEAKLKLTDLGARLRALDDQQDRALVKAPVDGIVVELVTHTIGGVVRPGEAIMSIVPDDSDYIMEAKMHVTDIDKIHIGLPADIRFSAFNSKTAHVIEGEVTYVSADTLKDSHGNPYYEIKAKLTKQGIEEVKKNGFFLVPGMPAEIIVKTGERTVLSYIIKPFTDMFQRAFNED; encoded by the coding sequence ATGGTACTAAAAAGCGAAAGCGGAACAGTAAAGCTAGGTCTGTTTGTGATATTTTTGCTGGTGGGTATTTTTGGAGTGTGGATGGGAACTGCACCGTTAAATAGCGCCGTCGTAGCACCCGGTCAAGTCAGTGTTTTAAGCAATAAAAAGGTTATTCAACACTTAGAGGGCGGCGTAGTAGATAAAATATATGTAAAAGACGGAGACGTAGTAAAAAAAGGTCAAGTACTAATAGAGATAAAAAACGCTAGACTAAATAGCGAATTAGATATAGTCAAAAGCGAATATCTCCAAACTAGTGTTCTAGTAAGCCGCTTAGAAGCACAAAGAGACAATAAAGACCAGATAGAATTTAGCGATGATGTGAAGAGTTATCCGGATTTTGAGTCTGCATCAAAAGGACAAATAAGCATATTTAATGAACAAAATAAGCTTTTAAAAGATGAGACAACCATACTAAATCAAAGAATAGACCAGCTAAGAAAACAGATAGAAGGCACAAACGCTATAGTGGATGCAAAAAAACAGAGAGTTGAGTCTTTGAATGAAGAAACAAAAGAGTGGGAAAGGCTATTTAAAGAGCAACTAACAGACAAAATCAGATTAAGAGATATACAAAGAGAAAAAACTGCAGCAGGCGGTGAGATCGCGTCTGGAATTTCTGATATAGCAAAATTAAATGTTCAAATCACCGAAACAAAGCAACAAATTTTGTTTCGCGAACGAACATTCAAAGAAGATATACTGAAAAAATACGAAGAAGCTAAATTAAAATTAACCGATCTTGGTGCTAGATTAAGAGCACTTGATGATCAGCAAGACAGAGCATTGGTAAAAGCTCCTGTTGATGGTATAGTAGTAGAGTTAGTTACTCATACCATAGGAGGAGTTGTACGTCCTGGTGAAGCTATAATGAGCATAGTTCCAGACGATAGCGACTATATAATGGAAGCAAAAATGCACGTTACTGATATAGATAAAATTCATATAGGCTTACCAGCAGATATAAGATTTAGTGCGTTTAATAGTAAAACAGCCCATGTTATAGAAGGCGAAGTTACATACGTATCAGCAGATACGCTAAAAGATTCGCACGGAAATCCGTACTATGAAATAAAAGCCAAATTAACCAAACAAGGTATAGAGGAAGTCAAGAAAAATGGATTTTTTCTAGTTCCTGGAATGCCTGCTGAAATCATAGTAAAAACAGGTGAAAGAACAGTATTAAGCTATATCATAAAACCATTTACAGATATGTTCCAAAGGGCATTCAATGAAGACTAA